Proteins encoded within one genomic window of Halobacteroides halobius DSM 5150:
- the tnpB gene encoding IS200/IS605 family element RNA-guided endonuclease TnpB, which yields MQTKIVDKAYSFRITPNKKQEELINKNIGCVRFVFNHFLAQSKDDKYLSYSKFATQLPKLKKEYNWLREVDSISLQQSLKDLDKAFKRFFKGLGGFPKFKSKKNNKQSYRTQYFKRSSGTESIEIKDNKIKLPKLGWVKFRKSREVTGKIQNVTIRKSKANKYYISVCVQEEVEELPQTDKAIGIDLGLKDFLITSNGEVVSNPRTLSKYENKIARLNKRLAKKEENSNNWYKVKNKLARVHEKVANIRKDFLHKLSTKLIRENQTIVVESLKVKNMLKNSRLAKSISDVSWSKFVDYLSYKAEWYGKELIKIDTFFPSSQLCSECGYQKKEVKDLSVREWECPKCHSIHDRDINASKNILQQGLQLQLASR from the coding sequence ATGCAGACCAAAATTGTAGATAAAGCATATAGTTTTAGAATTACACCTAATAAAAAGCAAGAAGAATTAATCAATAAAAATATAGGTTGTGTTAGGTTTGTATTTAACCACTTCCTAGCTCAATCTAAAGACGATAAATACTTATCATATTCTAAATTTGCTACACAATTACCTAAACTAAAGAAAGAATATAATTGGTTAAGAGAAGTTGATAGTATTTCTTTACAACAATCTCTAAAAGACTTAGACAAAGCATTTAAGCGTTTCTTTAAAGGTTTAGGTGGTTTTCCTAAATTTAAATCCAAAAAGAATAATAAGCAATCTTATAGAACTCAATATTTCAAGCGTTCTAGTGGAACTGAAAGCATTGAGATTAAAGATAATAAAATCAAGCTACCCAAACTTGGTTGGGTAAAATTTAGAAAATCTAGAGAAGTTACAGGTAAAATTCAAAATGTAACTATTAGAAAATCAAAAGCAAATAAATACTATATTTCTGTATGTGTTCAAGAAGAAGTTGAAGAACTACCTCAAACTGATAAAGCCATTGGTATAGATTTAGGCTTGAAAGACTTTCTAATTACTTCTAATGGTGAAGTAGTTTCTAACCCTAGAACTCTATCTAAATATGAAAATAAGATTGCTAGACTAAATAAAAGACTTGCTAAAAAAGAAGAAAACTCAAATAATTGGTACAAAGTAAAGAATAAATTAGCTAGAGTACACGAGAAAGTAGCTAATATTAGGAAAGACTTCTTACATAAACTTTCAACTAAATTAATTCGTGAAAATCAAACGATAGTAGTTGAAAGCCTAAAAGTTAAGAATATGCTTAAAAATTCTAGACTAGCAAAAAGTATCTCTGATGTATCTTGGTCTAAATTCGTTGACTATTTAAGCTATAAAGCTGAATGGTATGGTAAGGAATTAATTAAAATTGATACATTCTTTCCTTCAAGTCAACTTTGTAGTGAATGTGGATATCAAAAGAAAGAGGTCAAAGATTTAAGTGTTCGTGAATGGGAATGTCCGAAGTGTCATTCAATTCACGATAGGGATATAAATGCTAGTAAGAATATTTTACAACAAGGTTTACAACTACAATTAGCTAGTAGATAG
- a CDS encoding DUF3231 family protein yields the protein MNKESAWACPAERQIAESILMVLQRNVQSLIRAFMTATTNDQVRNLFGKYLKKELNCIHNTAKYFKLKNWASQPPKYPHKPPTTKEEINSGEAFHLWSHLCARYDQIELTKLYENYTHDPDFKFLLTNGLRMVLEDQLANLEQEMDHFGLPLPERPPKSIKTTQNAEVISDEMIYRNIMTGQQNMLRLHSSGLIQSITNDRIRNIYLDLIKEEIDILNKFIKYGKTKGWIRTVPNYNKNI from the coding sequence ATGAATAAGGAATCTGCTTGGGCTTGCCCCGCAGAGCGTCAAATAGCTGAAAGTATACTAATGGTACTCCAAAGAAATGTACAATCTTTAATTCGTGCTTTTATGACCGCTACAACTAATGATCAAGTGCGAAATTTATTTGGAAAGTACTTAAAAAAAGAATTAAATTGTATTCATAATACAGCAAAGTACTTCAAATTAAAAAACTGGGCTTCACAACCACCAAAGTACCCTCATAAACCTCCTACAACTAAAGAAGAGATAAACTCAGGAGAAGCATTTCACTTGTGGAGTCATCTTTGTGCCCGCTATGATCAAATAGAACTAACAAAACTTTATGAAAATTATACCCATGATCCTGATTTTAAATTTCTTTTAACAAATGGATTGCGCATGGTACTAGAAGACCAGCTTGCCAACCTAGAACAAGAAATGGATCACTTTGGTCTGCCCCTTCCAGAAAGACCTCCTAAAAGTATCAAAACAACTCAAAATGCAGAAGTTATATCAGATGAAATGATCTACCGGAATATAATGACAGGTCAACAAAATATGCTCCGCTTACACTCTAGTGGTCTAATACAAAGTATCACCAATGATCGAATCCGTAATATATATCTAGATTTAATAAAAGAAGAGATAGATATACTTAATAAATTTATAAAATATGGCAAGACTAAAGGATGGATTAGAACTGTTCCCAACTATAATAAAAATATTTAA
- a CDS encoding methyl-accepting chemotaxis protein, which produces MIDKIKNLSLRARFKLFVLVALLFIIIAGLITVNQVVGEQLSKYRVKRDLRVSYQILNEKYSGAWYQYDTGLYKGGRKINGNFKLVNYISQLTGGNVTIFSNRTNISSNIKKKNGTRLVGTKASDEVANIVLHKGNNFYGEMTILGKNYYVAYTPLKDSEGQIIGMMRVGTSEDLVADVVKRIIMWVVIILGVGIVIIQFILSKFLDRILFNPLDNIIAKTREMANGNFAVQVNLNRADEIGDLETAVNNMASGLKGMLQSINQAAERASSTSQQLSASSQQSTASLEEVSASIEDFTNKVENVNDNAQNTAEVTVAVDDLAQSGLEQMETTEERMKQIVTTAQESTEVIEKLKESSAQIEKIIKVISEVAEQTNLLALNASIEAARVGSTQSGAGQGFAVVAEEIRELAEETQDSVGNIKGIINQLGSKTDQAVEIIAETNSQIQSGAQDVQETGQFFAQIADKIELANNQVQEVADYSDQLLAGSQEISSATEEQVAAMQQISSSSQDLSNMAQELNMLVNHFEV; this is translated from the coding sequence ATGATAGATAAAATCAAGAATTTATCACTAAGAGCAAGATTTAAATTATTTGTACTAGTTGCGTTACTATTTATAATAATTGCAGGTTTGATTACTGTTAATCAGGTAGTAGGAGAGCAATTATCAAAGTATAGGGTCAAAAGAGATCTTAGAGTTAGTTATCAGATTTTAAATGAGAAATATTCAGGGGCTTGGTATCAATATGATACTGGTTTATATAAAGGGGGGAGGAAAATAAATGGAAATTTTAAATTAGTTAATTATATTAGTCAGTTAACTGGTGGAAATGTAACCATTTTTTCAAATAGGACTAATATTTCTAGTAATATTAAGAAGAAAAATGGAACTAGATTAGTAGGGACTAAGGCTTCAGATGAAGTTGCTAATATTGTTTTACATAAAGGTAATAATTTTTATGGTGAAATGACTATTTTAGGAAAGAATTATTATGTTGCTTATACTCCTCTTAAAGATAGTGAGGGCCAAATTATCGGGATGATGAGAGTTGGAACTTCAGAAGATTTAGTTGCTGATGTAGTTAAGCGAATTATTATGTGGGTGGTTATAATATTAGGTGTTGGGATAGTTATTATTCAATTTATTCTATCTAAATTCTTAGATAGAATATTATTCAATCCTTTAGATAACATTATAGCCAAAACTCGAGAGATGGCTAATGGTAATTTTGCTGTTCAAGTCAATTTAAATCGAGCTGATGAAATAGGAGATTTAGAAACAGCAGTTAATAATATGGCTAGTGGCTTAAAAGGAATGTTACAGAGTATTAATCAGGCAGCCGAAAGGGCTTCCTCTACTAGTCAGCAACTAAGTGCATCTAGCCAACAAAGTACTGCTTCGTTAGAAGAAGTTTCTGCTTCGATAGAAGATTTTACCAATAAGGTTGAAAATGTAAATGATAATGCTCAAAATACAGCAGAAGTAACAGTAGCAGTTGATGATTTGGCTCAAAGTGGGTTAGAGCAGATGGAAACAACAGAAGAAAGAATGAAGCAAATTGTGACTACTGCTCAAGAGTCAACTGAAGTTATTGAGAAGCTAAAAGAATCTTCTGCCCAAATAGAGAAGATAATAAAAGTTATTTCTGAAGTGGCTGAACAGACAAATTTATTGGCCTTAAATGCTTCAATAGAGGCTGCGCGAGTAGGAAGTACACAAAGCGGAGCGGGCCAAGGTTTTGCAGTAGTAGCTGAAGAGATTAGGGAATTAGCAGAAGAAACTCAAGATTCAGTTGGTAATATAAAAGGAATTATTAATCAGTTAGGTTCTAAAACAGACCAAGCAGTAGAAATTATTGCGGAGACTAACTCTCAGATTCAAAGTGGTGCACAAGATGTTCAAGAAACAGGCCAGTTCTTTGCTCAAATAGCTGATAAAATAGAACTAGCCAATAATCAAGTCCAAGAAGTAGCTGATTATAGTGATCAATTATTAGCAGGTAGCCAAGAGATATCAAGTGCAACAGAAGAACAAGTTGCTGCTATGCAACAAATATCAAGCTCTAGTCAAGATTTGAGTAATATGGCTCAAGAATTAAATATGTTAGTAAATCACTTTGAAGTCTAA